ATATCCCAAGACCATATATAGGTATCGTTTACACCATTAAAGCCAAAAGCAAATCCAATATCATCATCATCACCAGCACCTGCATCGACTGTAATTGTCCCTTTAAATACCTCGTCTATATATCCGGAATCTGGACTTAAAAGGTAGACCGGATTACTAGTATTTCTGGACTGATAAGCGGTACGTCCAGTATTCTCAGGATAAGTCCAATGACCGTCACCTCCTGACCCCTCATTCACTTCTTCAAAAGTTCTTAAGTCTTCAAAATTCAACGATTGTAAGGTATGTGCATAACCTCTTACGTGTTCCGAAAATGCAATTTGAGATTCTATGGTTCCCGTTTTGTATTCCAGTTCCCAATCCGCATTTTTGGAAGCGTGCCCTGTTAGGTCTGTTGACGCCGTGACATCCATACCAGTGAGCGAAGCCATCAAATCAACCATCTGTTTTCCTTTTACTGTTTCCGCTAAGGAACAACCATATAAAAACAGATCGGCATTAGTAGAGACATGGCTTTTCCAAGAATCTAGTTCTGATTTAATCATATTCAAGTCATCCATCCAAAAGCTGTCAGATCCAAGAATAAGCTCTGCTGGTTTGGCATGGCCCACAATATGTATGGATTCCAAGCCATTATACTTTTGAATTTCCTGCGTCATTTTCAGAATCCCTTCATTATTGTTCGGATTCAAAAAAACGATTGCTGAATTCTTTAAATCAACATTAGCTTCTAAGATTTCATAATCAGGTAAGGAAGTATCTATGAAAATCAAATGTTCAATTTGGGATCTATATCCTTCAAATGATTTTTTATCAATAGACATTATGTGCTTGTCTGAATAAAAATCAGGAAGTTTTTTCTTTTTAAAAGAATCCCCTAATATTACTAATTCAGTAGATGTTTCATTGACATTCCCAAGTTGTTCCTGTTCTTCAATACCCTGATCGATGAAAGCCAAATCATTTGATTGAACAGAAAAAAGAAACATAAAGAATACGACGACGAGCATAGCCATCCTATTCTTTTTGAAGCCGTTTAGGTGTAAAGGTTTTTTCATGTTAAAGTTTGATAATTAATTATTGGTACAACTGATTTTTATTAGCCTAGAGATTCCGACAACATCGTTTTCCTTAAAACCATGTCTTTTGAATTTTTGGAATCTGTTAAATCTTAGAGATTGAAAGCTCTACACAAGGAGTTATTGATTACATATTGAAGTGCAGTAAAGCAAATAATGGATTTTTGAACGTAGATTTGAATCATTTGTTATCAATTTAATATTGTAGTATTATTCTTGTTTTTTATGTAAGATTGATAACGGACTTTTTTTTCTTTCGTTCAATTTTTTTTCAATTCGCTTGATAAATATCAATTATTGGATTTCTAGATTGGTTTTCATTAACACGAAAAGCATAAAAATTGACTTTTCTGGTAACCAAATAATAGGGATAGATTCAAATGAGGTAGTATATTTTTGGTGTGATCAAGTTCTCAAAATAGATTGGTTCCCTGAATTTTATGTAATAGTGTTACTGTCAATTTCAATTAAAAAAGGAGCCTTAAGAGGTTTTAAGGTTTTGAAATTGGAGGGTTCTGTGTAGTTCTACCAAAAAGTTTGTGAAGGTGACATCTAGACTATTCCCTTTCTCCTTTTACTATCAGTCCAGTATGCTCTTTAATAATTCTTGAAAGCGTCTCTGGTCGCATAACAAGTAATGAAGCAAGGTATTTATTTGGAATTCTGTTCAATAATTCTGGTTTATTGGTTTCCACAAAATAATTCCACCGTTCAAGAGCACTCGGTATTCTGGCCATATACGCTCTATTCTCAGCATGAATGTAATAATCTATCAATAACCTACGGTATAGTTCACTGATCTCAGGAAATGTCTGTAACCCATATTCCAAATCTTTATATTCTAAATATAAGCAATCGGTATCCTCAAGGCATTGAATGCTCTCCTTGGCGGGCTTAGCTATAAAAAAACCTGTTATGGATGTAAAAATCTCATTATCCGTACTTATCCAAGTCGTAATATCTTTTTTGCCACTTATAAAATACCCTCGAACCAATCCTTTTTTAATTAAATGTAATTTGGTACATAGCTCTCCTTTTTGGTAAACAATATCACCTTTTTGATATTGGACACTTCTTACATGTTCTGCCAAAAAGACCTTTAGCTCTTTGCTTAAAGGAACTATGGAATTGAGATAAAGTAATGCAAAAAAGTTTTGATGAATCTTCTTGTTCGGCCTCATTTAAAAAAGCAAAGCTGGTTATGAACTAACATCCTTGTTAATGGTATATGAACGAAATATACTGTCCTGTTTAGTCCATAACGAATTTAATAAATACAGGAATAAAAAAACGAAAAGATAGTGCTGATAAAACAAAAGGCTAAGGGTAATCCCACCTAAAAATTGGAACCTCCTGAGATATCGCAATACCAACATTTGGTCCGGATTGACGAAAAACCATGTGATTGCATTGTTTCCTCCATTAATTTTCGATTAATCCTTGATTATTATAACGGACTCATGCTGATTTAAGAAGAGATTGAGATGTGCTATTAGCCGAGACACAAAGGACTTTAAGCTTACAGACAGATATAGGGATTTGGAAATATATGTTTCAGATTTGTGTTCTAAAAGCTCAAAATTGTTTGGTCTTAGTATACAAATACATCCATAAATTTTACAATAGAATGTACTGATTTGAGCTTAGTTTAGAGCTTGGAGAATCAAGCTAGATGATAAATGTAAAATTATGATATACAGATTTCTATGGTGGATTAAAAGATTCTTTCGTCCCGACTTCAACTTTTTTTAACAATAGAAACCTTGGTGATTTTTGAATTATCAAGGTTTTTTGTTTTATGAGAAGCTTCTTCCTTTTTACTAATTTAAATCCAATCAAAAAAATGTACATTTGATTTGTAAATTAAAAAGGGGCTTATAAACTTCCAAATTTGGTTACCTATCTTACAAAAAAAGCACAAAGCATTGCTATTTGAATGAGTACATTTTTGTTCTTCGCACAGTTACGTCTCAAAACTAAAAATACCCAGTAATGGAGAAAACCTCCTATGTTTCAATTTGCTCACCAGGAAGAATAAACTTGATAGGAGAACATATTGATTATAATAATGGTTTTGTATTGCCAGCTGCAATTGATAAATCAATACGAATGGATTTCAAAATCAATGGTGATAAAAGCAGGTGTACAATAAAAAGTAAAGGATTCGATAATATTTTGGTGGCTGATTTGTACAACTTAAACTTAGGAACGAAGGGATGGCATAATTATGCACTTGACGTTTTACACGAAATACAATTGTTGGGGAAAAGCTTGAAGAGGTTTGATAGTGAAATGGAATCCAATGTACCTGCAGGTTCTGGGGTAAGTTGTTCGGCTGCTTTGGAGTGTGGACTTGCATTTGGTCTTAATGAATTATTTGACTTGAGACTTAGTGAATGGGAATTTTCAAAAGATGAGCCTGATATTTTAGGAAGTCGTATGATAGGTGGTGGCTTTGGCGGATGCACCTTGAATTTAATTCATAAAGACGCAATTGATGCATTCATTGAAAGAGCCTCAAAAGCATATAAAAATAAATTTGGCATTGAACTCTCCTATTTTGAGACCATTCCCAGCCAAGGAACCCATGTAACCAGTCAATACATATGAAATTTGATCTAAACGAACACCCGCACAGAAGGTATAATATCTTAACAGGGGAATGGGTCCTTGTATCGCCCCATCGCACCAAAAGGCCCTGGCAAGGTAAACAGGAAAAAACAAGCGATGAGAAAAAGCTCAGCTACGATCCAAACTGCTACCTCTGTCCGGGAAACACCAGAGCCAATGGCATAACCAATCCCAATTATGAATCGACCTATAGTTTTGTCAACGATTTTTCGGCCTTACTTCAGGATTCACCATCAGAATTAGTTGAAAATGGACTGTTGAGGGCTAAGGGTGAAAGTGGAATCTGTAAAGTGGTCTGTTTTTCCCCCGATCATTCGCTGACCCTGCCGCTTATGGAAGTTGGAGCCATTGAAGAAGTGATTTCGCTTTGGCAAGCGGAATATAGTGCTTTGGGTGAAATGGACGATATTAACCATGTACAGATTTTTGAGAACAAAGGAGCCATCATGGGCTGTAGCAATCCCCACCCGCATGGGCAAATTTGGGCGCAAAGCTCTATTCCACAAGAAGTGGCAAAAAAGACATCCTATCAAAAGCAGTACTGGGAAAAACACAATAGAAGCCTTTTAGGAGATTATTTGGAGCAAGAAACCCGAGAAAAGGAACGCATACTTTTTGAGAATGAACATTTT
The nucleotide sequence above comes from Flagellimonas sp. HMM57. Encoded proteins:
- a CDS encoding Crp/Fnr family transcriptional regulator, encoding MRPNKKIHQNFFALLYLNSIVPLSKELKVFLAEHVRSVQYQKGDIVYQKGELCTKLHLIKKGLVRGYFISGKKDITTWISTDNEIFTSITGFFIAKPAKESIQCLEDTDCLYLEYKDLEYGLQTFPEISELYRRLLIDYYIHAENRAYMARIPSALERWNYFVETNKPELLNRIPNKYLASLLVMRPETLSRIIKEHTGLIVKGERE
- a CDS encoding galactokinase family protein, with protein sequence MEKTSYVSICSPGRINLIGEHIDYNNGFVLPAAIDKSIRMDFKINGDKSRCTIKSKGFDNILVADLYNLNLGTKGWHNYALDVLHEIQLLGKSLKRFDSEMESNVPAGSGVSCSAALECGLAFGLNELFDLRLSEWEFSKDEPDILGSRMIGGGFGGCTLNLIHKDAIDAFIERASKAYKNKFGIELSYFETIPSQGTHVTSQYI
- a CDS encoding UDP-glucose--hexose-1-phosphate uridylyltransferase, with product MKFDLNEHPHRRYNILTGEWVLVSPHRTKRPWQGKQEKTSDEKKLSYDPNCYLCPGNTRANGITNPNYESTYSFVNDFSALLQDSPSELVENGLLRAKGESGICKVVCFSPDHSLTLPLMEVGAIEEVISLWQAEYSALGEMDDINHVQIFENKGAIMGCSNPHPHGQIWAQSSIPQEVAKKTSYQKQYWEKHNRSLLGDYLEQETREKERILFENEHFIAIVPFWAVWPYEVMIAPKKHLQHIGQLNADQKTNFAHIMKDVTTAYDNLFETSFPYSMGIHQAPTDKTIHEEWHFHMSFYPPLLRSASVKKFMVGYEMFANPQRDITAEQAAQKLRELPLTHYSSNNEV